Proteins from a genomic interval of Rosa chinensis cultivar Old Blush chromosome 2, RchiOBHm-V2, whole genome shotgun sequence:
- the LOC112186083 gene encoding RNA-binding protein Musashi homolog 2 has product MASKKGDYNPHSGDGASPGKIFIGGLAKNTTLETFIKYFEKYGEIIDSVIMKDRQTGLPRGFGFITYADPSVVDQVIQETHVINDKQVEIKRTIPKGAGQANDFKTKKVFVGGIPRTVTEDELKDFFSKYGNVEEHQIIREHATNRSRGFGFVVFESEKVVDNLLANGNKIDMDGTQVEIKKAEPKKASNPAHVPAFSRDSRAPPYHASYDLVGNTYSGYGPGGYGLPSYGPPSYRSHGEFGNRFDDYNGYSDANDVGVGFEGLRGGPFPGYHGDSSFGYPSRFSSYRGGLGGGYGGSGLGAYGREARGYGSYAGSGSGDGYDSGPGASYEGPRGLYGASRAGYGGSSRYHPYGR; this is encoded by the exons ATGGCTTCCAAGAAGGGCGACTACAACCCTCACTCCGGCGACGGCGCTAGCCCTGg GAAGATATTCATCGGAGGCTTGGCAAAGAACACCACCTTAG AGACCTTCATTAAGTACTTTGAGAAGTATGGGGAGATAATTGATTCTGTCATCATGAAGGACCGCCAAACCGGGCTTCCTAGGGGTTTCGGCTTTATAACCTATGCCGATCCTTCCGTTGTTGACCAGGTTATTCAAGAGACTCACGTCATCAATGACAAGCAG GTTGAGATAAAGAGAACCATTCCAAAAGGTGCCGGACAAGCTAATGATTTCAAAACTAAGAAAGTTTTTGTAGGCGGGATTCCAAGAACTGTTACAGAAG ATGAATTGAAAGATTTCTTTTCAAAGTATGGTAATGTAGAGGAGCATCAGATCATTCGTGAGCATGCCACTAACCGCTCTCGGGGGTTTGGATTTGTTGTATTTGAGAGCGAAAAAGTTGTTGATAATTTGCTGgcaaatggaaataaaattgATATGGATGGAACACAG GTTGAGATCAAGAAGGCTGAACCGAAGAAGGCCTCAAACCCCGCTCATGTTCCTGCCTTCAGTAGAGACTCTAGGGCACCCCCATACCATGCTAGTTATGATTTAGTCGGCAACACATATAGTGGTTATGGCCCTGGTGGTTATGGCCTTCCTTCTTATGGCCCTCCTTCCTATAGGTCACATGGAGAATTTGGCAATAGGTTTGATGATTACAATGGTTATTCAGATGCTAATGATGTTGGTGTTGGTTTTGAGGGTCTCAGAGGTGGTCCTTTTCCTGGTTATCACGGAGATTCTTCATTCGGGTATCCTAGTAGATTCTCATCCTATCGTGGAGGGCTTGGTGGGGGATATGGTGGTAGCGGGTTAGGTGCATATGGGCGTGAAGCTAGGGGCTATGGAAGTTATGCTGGGTCAGGCTCGGGTGATGGTTATGATTCAGGCCCTGGTGCTAGTTATGAAGGACCGCGAGGCTTGTACGGTGCTAGTAGGGCAGGATATGGTGGCAGTAGTCGTTACCACCCTTATGGAAGGTAG